The Chloroflexota bacterium genome contains a region encoding:
- the groL gene encoding chaperonin GroEL (60 kDa chaperone family; promotes refolding of misfolded polypeptides especially under stressful conditions; forms two stacked rings of heptamers to form a barrel-shaped 14mer; ends can be capped by GroES; misfolded proteins enter the barrel where they are refolded when GroES binds), producing the protein MPKEILLDTEARAKLVKGIDTVANAVKTTLGPKGRNVALGKKYSGPTVTHDGVTVAKDIDLEDNFEDMGAQLIKEAASKTNDVAGDGTTTATVLAQAIIKAGLRNVAAGANPMIIKRGLNTAVEMVVEQVKADANQVRGREEIGQIASISANDEHIGQLIGEVMDKVGKDGAITVEESRGLEFEIEYVEGMKFDRGYISPYFITNQDRMEASIEDALILITDKKLSSVNDILPTLEKVTQAGKKELVVIGEDVEGEGLATLVVNKLRGVLNVLAVKAPGYGDRRKEMLQDVAVVTGGTVISEDMGRRLDGIILEDLGQARRVVADKDDTTIVEGAGDEAAVQARITQLKGQLDETTSDYDREKLQERLAKLAGGVAVIRVGAATETELKEKKHRVEDALSATRAAIEEGVVPGGGIALLNAASALDGVEETLGGDELVGAQALRRALEEPLRWIATNSGADGSVVIEEVRRRQEAEGSKNIGFNVVDEDFVDLVQAGVIDPAKVTRSALENAVSIAGMILTTEALIADAPEDEDAAAAAAAAAAAGGGMGGMDF; encoded by the coding sequence ATGCCGAAAGAGATCCTGCTCGATACCGAGGCCCGCGCCAAGCTGGTCAAAGGTATCGATACGGTGGCCAACGCCGTCAAGACCACGCTCGGCCCCAAGGGTCGCAACGTGGCGCTGGGCAAGAAGTACTCCGGGCCCACCGTCACCCACGACGGCGTCACCGTCGCCAAGGACATCGATCTCGAGGACAACTTCGAGGACATGGGCGCCCAGCTCATCAAAGAGGCGGCCAGCAAGACCAACGACGTCGCCGGTGACGGCACCACCACCGCCACCGTGCTGGCCCAGGCCATCATCAAGGCCGGGCTGCGCAACGTGGCCGCCGGCGCCAACCCGATGATCATCAAGCGCGGCCTCAACACCGCCGTGGAGATGGTCGTCGAGCAGGTGAAGGCCGACGCCAACCAGGTGCGCGGTCGCGAGGAGATCGGACAGATCGCGTCGATTTCCGCCAACGACGAGCACATCGGCCAGCTCATCGGCGAGGTGATGGACAAGGTCGGCAAGGACGGCGCCATCACCGTCGAGGAGTCCCGCGGGCTTGAGTTCGAGATCGAGTACGTCGAGGGCATGAAGTTCGACCGCGGCTACATCTCGCCCTACTTCATCACCAACCAGGACCGCATGGAGGCGTCGATCGAGGACGCACTGATCCTCATCACCGACAAGAAGCTCTCCTCGGTCAACGACATCCTGCCGACGCTGGAGAAGGTGACCCAGGCCGGCAAGAAGGAACTGGTCGTCATCGGCGAGGACGTCGAGGGCGAGGGGCTGGCCACCTTGGTGGTCAACAAGCTGCGCGGCGTGCTCAACGTGCTGGCGGTCAAGGCCCCCGGCTACGGGGACCGGCGCAAGGAGATGCTCCAGGACGTCGCCGTCGTCACCGGCGGCACGGTGATCTCCGAGGACATGGGCCGCCGTCTGGACGGCATCATCCTGGAGGACCTCGGCCAGGCCCGGCGCGTGGTGGCCGACAAGGACGACACCACCATCGTCGAGGGCGCGGGCGACGAGGCGGCCGTGCAGGCCCGCATCACGCAGCTGAAAGGCCAGCTCGACGAGACCACCTCCGACTACGACCGCGAGAAGCTGCAGGAACGCTTGGCCAAGCTGGCCGGGGGCGTTGCGGTGATTCGCGTGGGCGCGGCCACCGAAACCGAGCTCAAGGAGAAGAAGCACCGCGTGGAGGACGCGCTGTCCGCCACGCGCGCGGCGATCGAGGAAGGCGTCGTCCCCGGTGGCGGCATCGCCCTGCTCAACGCGGCCAGCGCACTCGACGGCGTTGAGGAAACCCTCGGCGGCGACGAGCTGGTGGGCGCGCAGGCGCTGCGCCGCGCGCTCGAAGAGCCGCTGCGGTGGATCGCCACCAACTCGGGCGCCGACGGATCGGTCGTCATCGAGGAAGTCCGCCGCCGCCAAGAGGCCGAGGGTTCCAAGAACATCGGCTTCAACGTGGTTGACGAGGACTTCGTGGACCTGGTCCAGGCCGGCGTCATCGACCCGGCCAAGGTGACCCGGTCCGCCCTCGAGAACGCCGT